A genomic stretch from Triplophysa dalaica isolate WHDGS20190420 chromosome 4, ASM1584641v1, whole genome shotgun sequence includes:
- the drd2b gene encoding dopamine receptor D2b: MDFLTEYPYNDTYYDNGTGTLNSTSCEAKHPYNYYAMLLTLLIFVIVFGNVLVCIAVSREKALQTTTNYLIVSLAVADLLVATLVMPWVVYLEVVGEWRFSKIHCDVFVTLDVMMCTASILNLCAISIDRYTAVAMPMLYNTRYSSKRRVTVMISVVWVLSFAISCPLLFGLNNTATRDGTVCEIANPAFVVYSSIMSFYVPFIITLLVYVQIYVFLRKRRKRVNTKRSSQKPDANAHPPLKEKCTHPEDVKLCTVIIKTNGGLPAKNKKAQVLKEVLQQGGDVGVDTVKSSSPPEKTKLQSTLVIDLLANPSPSHASPSHGECQPYGNEKNGHAKESPKEAKPVETEALPNGKTRTMVTPKTMSKRKISQHKEKKATQMLAIVLGVFIICWLPFFTTHILKTHCTSCVVPLEMYNAFTWLGYVNSAVNPIIYTTFNVEFRKAFIKILHC; the protein is encoded by the exons ATGGATTTCCTCACGGAGTATCCCTACAATGACACTTATTATGACAATGGGACCGGGACCCTCAACAGCACGAGCTGTGAGGCCAAGCATCCGTATAACTACTATGCCATGCTCCTGACTCTCCTCATCTTTGTCATCGTGTTTGGCAATGTGCTGGTCTGTATTGCAGTGTCCCGGGAGAAAGCGCTGCAGACCACCACTAATTACCTCATTGTCAGCCTGGCAGTGGCGGATCTTCTCGTGGCCACATTAGTCATGCCCTGGGTAGTATATCTTGAG GTGGTGGGAGAGTGGCGCTTCAGTAAAATCCATTGTGACGTCTTTGTCACTTTGGATGTCATGATGTGCACAGCCagtattctcaatctgtgtgctATTAGTATCGACAG GTACACAGCTGTTGCCATGCCGATGTTGTACAACACACGCTACAGTTCCAAGAGAAGAGTCACTGTAATGATCTCCGTGGTGTGGGTGCTTTCTTTCGCAATTTCCTGCCCCCTGCTGTTTGGGTTAAATAACACAG CTACGCGTGACGGCACCGTGTGCGAGATCGCCAACCCCGCCTTTGTCGTATACTCCTCCATCATGTCTTTCTACGTGCCCTTCATCATCACGCTCCTCGTGTATGTACAGATCTACGTTTTCCTCCGGAAGCGTCGTAAACGGGTCAACACTAAACGTAGCAGCCAGAAGCCGGACGCTAACGCTCATCCCCCTCTCAAG GAAAAATGCACTCATCCTGAAGATGTGAAACTGTGCACTGTCATCATAAAGACCAATGGGGGGTTGCCTGCCAAAAACAAGAAAGCA CAAGTTCTAAAGGAGGTATTGCAGCAGGGCGGTGATGTGGGGGTGGACACTGTGAAAAGCTCCAGTCCTCCAGAGAAAACGAAGCTGCAGTCCACTTTGGTCATTGATCTGCTGGCCAACCCGAGCCCAAGCCATGCCTCGCCCTCACACGGTGAATGTCAGCCATATGGAAATGAGAAAAATGGGCATGCAAAGGAGTCCCCTAAAGAAGCCAAACCGGTTGAAACCGAGGCACTGCCCAATGGCAAAACGAGAACCATGGTGACACCCAAAACTATGAGCAAGAGGAAGATCTCCCAGCATAAGGAAAAGAAGGCCACTCAGATGTTGGCTATCGTTTTAG GTGTTTTCATTATTTGCTGGCTGCCGTTTTTTACTACTCACATTTTGAAGACTCACTGCACAAGCTGCGTGGTGCCGCTGGAGATGTACAATGCCTTCACTTGGCTGGGATACGTGAACAGCGCAGTCAACCCCATCATATATACCACTTTCAATGTGGAGTTCAGAAAAGCTTTCATAAAGATATTGCACTGCTGA